A window of Cellulomonas fimi contains these coding sequences:
- the pgm gene encoding phosphoglucomutase (alpha-D-glucose-1,6-bisphosphate-dependent), with translation MDPRAGTPAQPSDLVDLDALLGAYFDREPDLDDPAQRVVFGTSGHRGSALDSAFNEAHIVAITAAIVEYRRGQGTDGPLFIGRDTHGLSEPAFRSALEVLAAAGVEVRVDARDSWTPTPAVSHAILSYNGAGTSEGVRTSGPGLADGIVVTPSHNPPRDGGFKYNPPDGGPAGSQATAWIADRANAILASGWRSVPRLSYEQAVAAETTRKHDYLSAYVDDLANVLDLEAIRTSGVRIGADPLGGASVEYWGAIGERYGLDLTVVNPQVDPRWSFMTLDWDGKIRMDCSSPYAMASLVQRMAGGEAPFDVATGNDADSDRHGIVTPDGGLMNPNHYIAVMIHYLYGGARPGWPSGTAIGKTLVSSSLVDRVAARLGRRLLEVPVGFKWFVPGLVDGSVGFGGEESAGASFLRKDGTVWTTDKDGMLPALLASEIIATTGKSPSQIHRELVGEFGESWYARVDAAATREEKKTLAALDASQVTATTLAGEPITARLTHAPGNDAAIGGLKVTTENAWFAARPSGTEDVYKIYAESFVSEDHLKQVQDEAKQVVSQALGS, from the coding sequence ATGGACCCGCGCGCCGGAACCCCTGCCCAGCCGTCCGACCTCGTCGACCTCGACGCCCTCCTCGGGGCCTACTTCGACCGCGAACCCGACCTCGACGACCCCGCGCAGCGCGTGGTGTTCGGCACGAGCGGGCACCGCGGCTCGGCGCTCGACTCCGCCTTCAACGAGGCGCACATCGTCGCGATCACCGCGGCCATCGTCGAGTACCGCCGCGGGCAGGGCACCGACGGGCCGCTGTTCATCGGCCGCGACACGCACGGCCTGTCCGAGCCCGCGTTCCGCTCCGCGCTCGAGGTGCTCGCGGCGGCCGGTGTCGAGGTCCGCGTCGACGCGCGCGACTCGTGGACGCCCACGCCCGCCGTCTCGCACGCGATCCTCAGCTACAACGGCGCCGGGACCTCCGAGGGCGTGCGCACGTCCGGCCCCGGGCTCGCCGACGGCATCGTCGTGACCCCGTCGCACAACCCGCCGCGCGACGGCGGCTTCAAGTACAACCCGCCGGACGGCGGCCCCGCCGGGTCGCAGGCGACCGCGTGGATCGCCGACCGCGCGAACGCGATCCTCGCGTCGGGCTGGCGGTCCGTGCCGCGCCTGAGCTACGAGCAGGCGGTCGCGGCCGAGACGACGCGCAAGCACGACTACCTGTCCGCGTACGTCGACGACCTCGCGAACGTCCTCGACCTCGAGGCGATCCGGACGTCGGGCGTGCGGATCGGCGCGGACCCGCTGGGCGGCGCGTCCGTCGAGTACTGGGGCGCGATCGGCGAGCGCTACGGCCTCGACCTCACGGTCGTGAACCCGCAGGTCGACCCGCGCTGGTCGTTCATGACGCTCGACTGGGACGGCAAGATCCGCATGGACTGCTCGTCGCCGTACGCGATGGCGTCGCTCGTGCAGCGGATGGCGGGCGGTGAGGCGCCGTTCGACGTCGCGACCGGCAACGACGCGGACTCCGACCGCCACGGGATCGTCACGCCCGACGGCGGCCTGATGAACCCCAACCACTACATCGCCGTGATGATCCACTACCTGTACGGCGGCGCCCGCCCGGGCTGGCCGTCGGGCACCGCGATCGGCAAGACGCTCGTGTCGTCGAGCCTCGTCGACCGGGTCGCCGCGCGCCTCGGCCGGCGCCTGCTGGAGGTGCCCGTCGGGTTCAAGTGGTTCGTGCCCGGCCTCGTCGACGGGTCCGTCGGATTCGGCGGCGAGGAGTCCGCCGGGGCGTCGTTCCTCCGCAAGGACGGCACCGTGTGGACCACCGACAAGGACGGCATGCTGCCCGCGCTGCTCGCGTCCGAGATCATCGCGACGACCGGGAAGTCGCCGTCGCAGATCCATCGCGAGCTCGTCGGCGAGTTCGGCGAGTCCTGGTACGCGCGCGTCGACGCCGCCGCGACCCGCGAGGAGAAGAAGACGCTCGCCGCGCTCGACGCCTCCCAGGTCACCGCGACCACCCTCGCGGGCGAGCCGATCACCGCGCGCCTCACGCACGCGCCGGGCAACGACGCCGCGATCGGCGGCCTCAAGGTCACGACCGAGAACGCGTGGTTCGCCGCGCGGCCGTCGGGCACCGAGGACGTCTACAAGATCTACGCCGAGTCGTTCGTCTCCGAGGACCACCTGAAGCAGGTCCAGGACGAGGCCAAGCAGGTCGTCTCCCAGGCCCTGGGCAGCTGA
- a CDS encoding SDR family oxidoreductase: MTKTAALEYAQRGVRVNAVGPGIIRTPWLDNLDADLIDTLAQQVPQGRIGESAEAANVVAFLASDEASHVTGQVWLVDGGRSAG, translated from the coding sequence ATGACGAAGACCGCGGCGCTCGAGTACGCGCAGCGAGGCGTGCGGGTCAACGCCGTCGGGCCGGGCATCATCCGCACCCCGTGGCTCGACAACCTCGACGCCGACCTCATCGACACCCTGGCCCAGCAGGTCCCGCAGGGACGCATCGGGGAGTCCGCCGAGGCCGCCAACGTCGTCGCGTTCCTCGCGTCCGACGAGGCGTCGCACGTCACCGGCCAGGTGTGGCTCGTCGACGGCGGGCGCTCCGCCGGCTGA
- a CDS encoding DUF5926 family protein, whose amino-acid sequence MARNTPDFVLRPFEGLPGEPDWVALKELVPAATATARTTKEHGARDVLVTTVLPTAWPALHRADGVVLLALQTVGSSGDASRDLAAALLEALDVEPGTAVETVGLPGPGPRLQDVLDPSVPFEVTVHDSFSYWLAPDTERTPDLVAAMEEADAGIIDTRKLAAADAAYWCRMGAREFLRWAQPHDEQVVLDALARLHARRASGFDGGKFVGYFRSSGLVVPVWELARGSEAEDVETPLAAFAPSFAEALASTEPLDANERRARAGLVARQVTLR is encoded by the coding sequence ATGGCCAGGAACACGCCCGACTTCGTGCTGCGTCCGTTCGAGGGGCTCCCCGGTGAGCCCGACTGGGTCGCGCTCAAGGAGCTCGTCCCCGCGGCGACCGCGACCGCCCGCACCACGAAGGAGCACGGGGCGCGCGACGTCCTCGTCACCACCGTGCTGCCCACCGCCTGGCCCGCGCTGCACCGCGCGGACGGCGTCGTCCTCCTCGCGCTCCAGACGGTCGGCTCGTCGGGCGACGCGAGCCGCGACCTCGCCGCCGCGCTGCTCGAGGCCCTCGACGTCGAGCCCGGCACCGCGGTCGAGACCGTCGGCCTGCCCGGTCCCGGCCCGCGCCTCCAGGACGTGCTCGACCCGTCCGTGCCGTTCGAGGTCACGGTGCACGACTCGTTCTCCTACTGGCTCGCGCCCGACACCGAGCGCACGCCCGACCTCGTCGCGGCGATGGAGGAGGCCGACGCGGGCATCATCGACACCCGCAAGCTCGCCGCCGCCGACGCCGCCTACTGGTGCCGCATGGGCGCCCGCGAGTTCCTCCGCTGGGCGCAGCCGCACGACGAGCAGGTCGTCCTCGACGCGCTCGCCCGCCTGCACGCGCGCCGTGCGTCCGGGTTCGACGGCGGCAAGTTCGTCGGCTACTTCCGGTCCAGCGGCCTCGTCGTGCCGGTGTGGGAGCTCGCCCGCGGCTCCGAGGCCGAGGACGTCGAGACCCCGCTCGCGGCGTTCGCCCCCTCGTTCGCCGAGGCGCTCGCGTCGACCGAGCCGCTCGACGCGAACGAGCGTCGCGCCCGCGCCGGGCTCGTCGCCCGCCAGGTCACCCTCCGCTGA
- a CDS encoding glycosyltransferase family 2 protein, giving the protein MTRKGGKAADDQPEAGPTDASTAAATAPTRTRGRTPATTTVDEATTPADTGVDAPAATSDAHPEAPATGGRQRRGGRDAGRDAAREPAHDAREPKPHRHKQRVAVIIPAKDESRRIAATVRSARAIPHVDLVLVVDDGSEDNTQHVAREAGAVVVRHSHNRGKAAAMETGAAVVAMRDAPDRSPRVLLFIDGDLGETAVNTAPLVPPVVEGHADLSIALLPPQPGAGGRGIVVGAARRAIASMTGWTPTQPLSGMRCLTREAFEAATPLARGWGVETGMTIDLLRQGFRVIEVPCELRHRPSGSDLKGQLHRAAQYRDVQLAVSARRVRGAASAVQQAVAPRSRPPQTHR; this is encoded by the coding sequence GTGACGCGCAAGGGCGGGAAGGCCGCCGACGACCAGCCGGAGGCCGGCCCGACCGACGCCTCGACGGCCGCTGCGACCGCGCCCACGCGCACGCGTGGCCGGACGCCCGCCACCACGACGGTCGACGAGGCGACGACGCCCGCCGACACGGGTGTCGACGCCCCCGCCGCGACGTCCGACGCGCACCCCGAGGCCCCGGCCACGGGCGGTCGTCAGCGGCGCGGAGGCCGGGACGCCGGTCGCGACGCCGCGCGTGAGCCCGCGCACGACGCGCGCGAGCCGAAGCCGCACCGGCACAAGCAGCGGGTCGCCGTGATCATCCCGGCGAAGGACGAGTCCCGGCGGATCGCCGCGACGGTCCGCTCCGCGCGCGCCATCCCGCACGTCGACCTCGTGCTCGTCGTCGACGACGGCTCCGAGGACAACACCCAGCACGTCGCCCGCGAGGCCGGGGCCGTCGTCGTCCGGCACTCGCACAACCGCGGCAAGGCCGCCGCCATGGAGACCGGCGCCGCCGTCGTCGCCATGCGGGATGCGCCCGACCGGTCGCCCCGCGTCCTGCTGTTCATCGACGGCGACCTCGGCGAGACCGCGGTCAACACCGCACCGCTCGTCCCGCCCGTCGTCGAGGGCCACGCCGACCTGTCGATCGCGCTCCTGCCGCCGCAGCCCGGCGCCGGTGGCCGCGGCATCGTCGTCGGCGCCGCGCGCCGCGCGATCGCGTCGATGACCGGCTGGACACCCACGCAGCCCCTGTCCGGCATGCGCTGCCTCACGCGCGAGGCGTTCGAGGCCGCGACGCCGCTCGCGCGCGGCTGGGGTGTCGAGACGGGCATGACGATCGACCTGCTGCGGCAGGGGTTCCGCGTGATCGAGGTGCCCTGCGAGCTGCGGCACCGACCGTCGGGCAGCGACCTCAAGGGCCAGCTGCACCGGGCCGCGCAGTACCGCGACGTGCAGCTCGCGGTCAGTGCGCGTCGGGTGCGGGGGGCGGCGTCGGCCGTGCAGCAGGCGGTCGCGCCGCGGTCGCGTCCGCCGCAGACGCACCGCTGA
- the pheA gene encoding prephenate dehydratase translates to MSAPGAVAPGASSESSGGRPRYAYLGPAGTFTEAALRQVVGPDEAVYLPQTDVAAAIEAVRSGGADFAVVAIESTVEGGVTATLDSLAGGAPLVLLREVLVPVQFTLAAAPGVALADVRRISAHPHAWVQCRRWLAHHLPGVVHVPATSNTAPAALLAGRAADGEPTDLGFDAALVPPPAVETYGLVPLAEHVADNPSAVTRFVVVGHPGHVPPPTGADKTTLVVHLPDNEAGALLAMLEQFAVRGVNLSRIESRPIGDALGRYSFSIDAEGHITDERVGEAIMGLHRRCPHVRFLGSYPRADAVAPTVHVGTADADFVGAREWLRAVREGSAT, encoded by the coding sequence ATGTCCGCACCAGGAGCGGTCGCGCCCGGGGCGTCGTCGGAGTCCTCCGGCGGGCGGCCGCGGTACGCCTACCTCGGGCCCGCGGGCACGTTCACCGAGGCGGCGCTGCGGCAGGTCGTCGGGCCCGACGAGGCGGTGTACCTCCCGCAGACCGACGTGGCCGCCGCGATCGAGGCGGTCCGGTCCGGCGGCGCCGACTTCGCGGTCGTCGCGATCGAGAGCACCGTCGAGGGCGGCGTCACGGCCACGCTCGACAGCCTCGCCGGCGGCGCGCCCCTCGTGCTGCTGCGCGAGGTGCTCGTGCCCGTCCAGTTCACGCTCGCGGCCGCGCCGGGCGTCGCGCTCGCGGACGTGCGACGCATCTCCGCGCACCCGCACGCGTGGGTGCAGTGCCGCCGCTGGCTCGCGCACCACCTGCCGGGCGTCGTGCACGTGCCGGCCACGTCGAACACCGCACCGGCCGCCCTCCTCGCGGGGCGCGCCGCCGACGGCGAGCCCACGGACCTCGGCTTCGACGCCGCGCTCGTCCCGCCGCCCGCGGTCGAGACGTACGGGCTGGTGCCGCTGGCCGAGCACGTCGCGGACAACCCGAGCGCGGTGACGCGGTTCGTCGTCGTCGGCCACCCCGGTCACGTCCCGCCGCCGACGGGCGCGGACAAGACGACGCTCGTGGTGCACCTGCCCGACAACGAGGCCGGTGCGCTGCTCGCGATGCTCGAGCAGTTCGCCGTGCGCGGCGTGAACCTCTCGCGCATCGAGTCGCGTCCGATCGGCGACGCCCTCGGCCGCTACTCGTTCTCCATCGACGCCGAGGGGCACATCACCGACGAGCGGGTCGGCGAGGCGATCATGGGCCTGCACCGCCGCTGCCCGCACGTGCGGTTCCTCGGCTCCTACCCGCGGGCCGACGCGGTCGCACCGACCGTGCACGTCGGGACCGCCGACGCGGACTTCGTCGGGGCTCGCGAGTGGCTGCGCGCGGTGCGTGAGGGCTCCGCGACCTGA
- a CDS encoding SdrD B-like domain-containing protein, translating to MTTDSRPEPPAGAPRTAPVPVVGSPANHRTTLASVALGTVGALAAAALGLVLLAPDPGPAADDRAMLLDDRAVAPPAFALVTGAWSDEDADGLRGAAEAPLSGVVVHLETADARPAHHTDGSLVAAATTGTDGTAAFDDLPDGVYRVRWELPAGYALTTAVAAPGRALVDSDAEPVDGDPTRGLSGPVALTEPADLDLPAPADGVTADRVARGLDVGATPVAQVLGVSLG from the coding sequence GTGACCACCGACAGCCGCCCCGAACCGCCCGCGGGTGCGCCCCGGACGGCGCCCGTGCCCGTGGTCGGGTCGCCCGCGAACCATCGCACGACGCTCGCGTCGGTCGCGCTCGGGACGGTCGGCGCGCTCGCCGCAGCCGCGCTCGGCCTCGTGCTCCTCGCCCCGGACCCCGGCCCCGCGGCCGACGACCGGGCGATGCTGCTCGACGACCGCGCGGTCGCGCCGCCCGCGTTCGCGCTGGTCACGGGCGCATGGTCGGACGAGGACGCCGACGGTCTGCGCGGCGCCGCCGAGGCCCCGCTGTCGGGCGTCGTCGTCCACCTCGAGACCGCGGACGCCCGCCCGGCGCACCACACCGACGGCAGCCTCGTCGCCGCCGCGACGACCGGAACCGACGGGACCGCGGCGTTCGACGACCTCCCGGACGGCGTCTACCGGGTCCGCTGGGAGCTGCCCGCCGGGTACGCGCTGACGACGGCCGTCGCGGCGCCCGGACGTGCGCTCGTGGACTCCGACGCCGAGCCCGTCGACGGCGACCCGACGCGCGGCCTGTCCGGACCGGTCGCGCTCACCGAGCCGGCCGACCTCGACCTCCCGGCACCGGCCGACGGCGTGACGGCGGACCGGGTCGCACGCGGGCTCGACGTCGGCGCGACGCCCGTCGCGCAGGTGCTGGGGGTCTCGCTCGGCTGA
- a CDS encoding diacylglycerol/lipid kinase family protein, whose amino-acid sequence MSWEGWVAVAAGALALLSLLGVGVLLVRQRELRRRIEAPGAARSARALRLAREIEGGGQLVAFVANPSKPDVAHLRAAVLRLCAEQELPTPLWLETTVEDPGVGQTRLAVERGADVVVAIGGDGTVRAVAEGLVGTGVPMGLMPLGTGNLLARNLDIPLSDPLAAMRVAVEGRDRTIDVGWLRVQRWESDVHDDVAEAADSLPDDTDLPRDHIFLVIAGVGFDAAMVADADEQLKARVGWIAYFVAGMKHLHGRRTRVHVRLDDQPVATTRLRSLLIGNCGRLPGGITLLPDAELDDGWLDVAAIDTRAGIAGWAQLLGEVVLQGVGVRNDLPAKIGRIDHTRAQEVRLVVPGGDHVQVDGDVVGRVTELSARIDPGALVVRVPTR is encoded by the coding sequence GTGTCGTGGGAGGGGTGGGTCGCGGTCGCGGCGGGTGCGCTCGCGCTCCTCTCGCTGCTCGGCGTCGGTGTGCTCCTCGTCCGGCAGCGCGAGCTGCGCCGACGCATCGAGGCCCCCGGCGCCGCGAGGTCGGCCCGGGCGCTGCGGCTGGCGCGGGAGATCGAGGGCGGCGGCCAGCTCGTCGCGTTCGTCGCGAACCCCTCGAAGCCCGACGTCGCCCACCTGCGCGCGGCGGTGCTGCGGCTGTGCGCGGAGCAGGAGCTGCCGACCCCGCTCTGGCTCGAGACGACGGTCGAGGACCCCGGCGTGGGCCAGACGCGGCTCGCGGTCGAGCGGGGGGCCGACGTGGTGGTCGCGATCGGCGGCGACGGGACGGTGCGCGCGGTCGCGGAGGGACTCGTCGGGACGGGCGTGCCGATGGGGCTCATGCCGCTGGGGACGGGCAACCTGCTGGCGCGGAACCTCGACATCCCGCTGTCGGACCCGCTCGCGGCGATGCGGGTCGCGGTCGAGGGCCGCGACCGGACGATCGACGTCGGCTGGCTGCGTGTCCAGCGCTGGGAGTCCGACGTGCACGACGACGTCGCGGAGGCGGCAGACAGCCTGCCCGACGACACGGACCTGCCGCGCGACCACATCTTCCTGGTGATCGCGGGGGTCGGGTTCGACGCGGCGATGGTGGCCGACGCCGACGAGCAGCTCAAGGCGCGCGTGGGGTGGATCGCCTACTTCGTCGCAGGGATGAAGCACCTGCACGGGCGGCGGACGCGCGTGCACGTCAGGCTCGACGACCAGCCGGTCGCCACGACGCGGCTGCGCAGCCTGCTCATCGGCAACTGCGGCCGGCTCCCGGGCGGCATCACGCTGCTGCCCGACGCGGAGCTCGACGACGGCTGGCTCGACGTCGCGGCGATCGACACGCGCGCGGGGATCGCGGGCTGGGCGCAGCTCCTCGGCGAGGTGGTGCTGCAAGGGGTGGGGGTCCGCAACGACCTGCCCGCGAAGATCGGCCGCATCGACCACACCCGCGCGCAGGAGGTGCGGCTCGTCGTGCCGGGCGGCGACCACGTGCAGGTCGACGGCGACGTGGTGGGTCGCGTCACGGAGCTGAGCGCGCGGATCGACCCCGGGGCGCTGGTGGTGCGCGTCCCGACGCGCTGA